In one window of Nocardia brasiliensis DNA:
- a CDS encoding M48 family metallopeptidase: MTTSPDRVRARFPGISTRAWEHPADRTALVTLRTLSGFDAILRTLSGLLQERQHRLMYLATAVRVDERQFRSLHQLRADCVQVLDARTTPEMFVLQSPQVNAFTIGMDQPFIVLTTGLIDLMDAEELRFIVGHELGHALSGHAVYRTMLMHLLRISAGFGWVPVGGWALRAIVAALMEWSRKSELSGDRAGLLCVQDVDTSVRVHMKTAGGTWIKEMNHGAFLAQADDYERSGDLRDGVLKLLNLELQSHPFSVLRAAELRRWIQSGEYDRILAGDYPRREQDKNASIGGEIKEAARTYRNNFDQSEDPLIRTVRNLGRDVGSAVSTVGQEVGDTVSKIGKRFNDWRAGERDN; encoded by the coding sequence ATGACTACCAGCCCGGATCGGGTCCGCGCGCGGTTTCCCGGCATCAGCACCCGCGCGTGGGAACACCCCGCCGATCGCACCGCCCTGGTCACATTGCGCACGCTGTCCGGCTTCGACGCCATCCTGCGGACCCTGTCGGGTTTGCTGCAAGAACGCCAGCACCGGCTGATGTACCTCGCGACGGCCGTGCGGGTGGACGAACGGCAGTTCCGGTCCCTGCATCAACTGCGTGCGGACTGCGTCCAGGTGCTGGACGCGCGCACCACGCCGGAGATGTTCGTGCTGCAGAGCCCGCAGGTCAACGCCTTCACCATCGGCATGGACCAGCCGTTCATCGTGCTCACCACCGGTCTGATCGACCTGATGGACGCCGAGGAGCTGCGTTTCATCGTCGGCCACGAGCTCGGCCACGCGCTGTCCGGCCACGCGGTGTATCGCACCATGCTCATGCATTTGCTGCGGATCTCGGCCGGTTTCGGCTGGGTGCCGGTGGGTGGCTGGGCGTTGCGCGCGATCGTCGCGGCACTGATGGAGTGGAGCCGCAAATCCGAGCTGTCCGGCGACCGGGCCGGGCTGCTGTGTGTGCAGGACGTCGACACGTCGGTGCGCGTGCACATGAAGACCGCGGGCGGCACCTGGATCAAGGAGATGAACCACGGGGCCTTCCTCGCACAGGCCGACGACTACGAGCGCTCCGGCGACCTGCGCGACGGCGTGCTGAAGCTGCTCAACCTGGAACTGCAGAGCCACCCGTTCTCCGTGCTGCGCGCCGCCGAGCTGCGCCGCTGGATCCAGAGCGGCGAGTACGACCGCATCCTCGCCGGCGATTACCCGCGCCGCGAACAGGACAAGAACGCGAGCATCGGCGGGGAGATCAAGGAAGCCGCGCGCACCTATCGCAACAACTTCGACCAGTCCGAGGACCCGCTGATCCGCACCGTGCGCAATCTCGGCCGGGACGTGGGCTCGGCGGTGAGCACGGTCGGTCAGGAGGTCGGCGACACGGTCTCCAAGATCGGCAAGCGGTTCAACGACTGGCGAGCGGGCGAGCGGGACAACTGA
- a CDS encoding Ms4533A family Cys-rich leader peptide produces the protein MSSSVVPPVRHELALIAVGNLAVADILCR, from the coding sequence GTGTCTTCGAGTGTCGTCCCGCCGGTCCGCCATGAATTGGCGTTGATCGCGGTCGGCAACCTCGCGGTCGCCGACATTCTCTGTCGCTGA
- a CDS encoding sulfate ABC transporter substrate-binding protein produces the protein MSRKSRLFSRRSAVSIAVTSAAAVVLTACGGGASDTVGGSGADGSGGTLNLYAYAVPKPGFDKVVPEFNKTEQGKNVVVNGSYGASGDQSRKVKDGAEADVVSFSVEPDITRLVDAGLVDANWNADATKGIPFGSVVAIVVRKGNPKGIKDWDDLLKPGIEVVTPNPFSSGSAKWNLLAPYAAKSEGGKNPQAGLDYLSQLVSKEHVKVQPKSGREATETFLQGTGDVLLSYENEALFSERNGDQIEHFVPPVTFKIENPVAVLESSKHKEKAVAFRDFLYTAEAQKAWASAGFRPVDPKVAAEFAEDFPTPRQLWTIADLGGWKAVDKELFTPNTGSVAVIYDKATK, from the coding sequence ATGTCTCGCAAATCCCGGCTGTTCTCCCGCCGTAGCGCCGTCTCCATCGCCGTCACCTCCGCCGCGGCGGTCGTGCTCACCGCGTGCGGTGGCGGCGCCAGTGACACGGTCGGTGGCAGCGGCGCCGACGGCAGCGGTGGCACCCTCAACCTCTACGCCTACGCGGTGCCCAAGCCCGGTTTCGACAAGGTCGTGCCGGAGTTCAACAAGACCGAGCAGGGGAAGAACGTCGTCGTCAACGGTTCCTACGGCGCTTCGGGCGATCAGTCCCGCAAGGTCAAGGACGGCGCCGAAGCCGACGTCGTGAGCTTCTCGGTGGAGCCCGACATCACCCGCCTTGTCGATGCCGGTCTGGTCGACGCGAACTGGAATGCCGACGCCACCAAGGGAATTCCGTTCGGTTCGGTCGTCGCGATCGTGGTCCGCAAGGGCAACCCGAAGGGCATCAAGGACTGGGACGACCTGTTGAAGCCGGGTATCGAGGTGGTCACCCCGAACCCGTTCAGCTCGGGCTCGGCCAAGTGGAACCTGCTCGCGCCCTACGCGGCCAAGTCAGAAGGCGGCAAGAACCCGCAGGCCGGCCTGGACTACCTGAGCCAGCTGGTGTCCAAGGAGCACGTGAAGGTGCAGCCCAAGTCGGGCAGGGAGGCCACCGAGACGTTCCTGCAGGGCACCGGTGACGTGCTGCTCAGCTACGAGAACGAGGCGCTGTTCTCCGAGCGCAACGGCGACCAGATCGAGCACTTCGTGCCGCCGGTGACGTTCAAGATCGAGAACCCGGTCGCGGTGCTCGAGTCGAGCAAGCACAAGGAGAAGGCCGTCGCCTTCCGCGACTTCCTGTACACCGCCGAAGCGCAGAAGGCTTGGGCCAGTGCCGGTTTCCGCCCGGTCGACCCGAAGGTGGCGGCCGAGTTCGCCGAGGACTTCCCGACCCCGCGGCAGCTGTGGACCATCGCCGACCTGGGCGGGTGGAAAGCCGTAGACAAAGAACTGTTCACCCCGAACACCGGTTCCGTCGCCGTGATCTACGACAAGGCGACCAAGTAA
- the cysT gene encoding sulfate ABC transporter permease subunit CysT yields MPGGSQKVSPAGRVNWSWLRVTGSVGPLGIATAVLWLSIIVLLPLAALTVASFEEGWSGFWSAVTAPAALDSLRITVFVSVVVAVLNVVMGTLIAWVLVRDEFPGKSIVNALIDLPFALPTIVASIVLLSLYGPQSPIDIHLNATQPGLIVALAFVTLPFVVRSVQPVLIEADREVEQAALSLGANNWTTFRRIVLPTLAPAIISGGGLAFARAIGEYGSVVLIGGAIPRKTEMASQYIQKQIEIDRPVNAAAVSVALLVISFATLLLLRLLAERSVRKEQESR; encoded by the coding sequence GTGCCCGGCGGTTCCCAGAAGGTGAGCCCGGCCGGGCGGGTCAACTGGTCGTGGCTGCGCGTGACCGGCTCGGTGGGGCCGCTCGGCATCGCCACCGCGGTGCTCTGGCTCAGCATCATCGTGTTGCTGCCCCTGGCCGCGCTCACCGTCGCGTCGTTCGAGGAGGGCTGGTCCGGCTTCTGGAGCGCGGTCACCGCGCCGGCGGCGCTGGACTCGTTGCGGATCACCGTGTTCGTCTCGGTGGTGGTCGCGGTGCTCAACGTGGTGATGGGCACGCTCATCGCCTGGGTACTGGTGCGCGACGAGTTCCCCGGCAAGAGCATTGTCAACGCGTTGATCGATCTGCCGTTCGCGTTGCCGACCATCGTGGCCAGCATCGTGCTGCTGTCGCTGTACGGGCCGCAGAGTCCGATCGATATCCACCTCAACGCGACTCAGCCCGGCCTCATCGTGGCGCTGGCGTTCGTCACGCTGCCGTTCGTGGTGCGCTCGGTGCAGCCGGTGCTGATCGAGGCCGACCGGGAGGTGGAACAGGCGGCACTGTCGCTGGGTGCGAACAACTGGACCACGTTCCGCCGCATCGTCTTACCGACGCTGGCCCCCGCGATCATCTCCGGCGGCGGCCTCGCCTTCGCCCGCGCCATCGGCGAGTACGGCTCGGTGGTGCTGATCGGCGGCGCCATCCCGCGCAAGACCGAAATGGCCTCGCAGTACATCCAGAAGCAGATCGAGATCGACCGGCCGGTCAACGCCGCAGCGGTTTCGGTTGCCCTGCTGGTCATCTCGTTCGCGACGTTGCTGCTGCTGCGGCTGCTCGCCGAGCGCAGCGTCCGCAAAGAGCAGGAGTCGCGGTGA
- the cysW gene encoding sulfate ABC transporter permease subunit CysW, producing the protein MKLSAWTRIPLRVVALGYLAVLLVLPLVIILYRTFEKGIGAFIDSITTPAAISAFQLSMIIVAIVVPVNVIFGIVTAIALVRGKFPGRTLIQGIVDLPFAVSPVVVGVALILLWGAGGWFGGLEDVGLKVIFNLPGMVIATIFVTLPFVVREVEPVLHEIGDEQEQAAATLGATRWQTFWRITLPAIRWGLTYGVVLTVARALGEFGAVIMVSSALPGKSQTLTLLVHGRYINDHNTFGAYSAATLLMGLALVTLLLMTLLERKRGAK; encoded by the coding sequence GTGAAACTCTCGGCGTGGACCCGGATTCCACTGCGGGTGGTGGCACTCGGCTACCTGGCGGTCTTGCTGGTCTTGCCGCTGGTGATCATCCTGTATCGCACCTTCGAAAAGGGCATCGGCGCGTTCATCGATTCGATCACCACGCCCGCGGCCATCTCGGCGTTCCAACTGTCGATGATCATCGTGGCGATCGTGGTCCCGGTGAACGTCATCTTCGGCATCGTCACCGCGATCGCGCTGGTGCGCGGAAAGTTCCCGGGGCGCACCCTGATCCAGGGCATCGTCGATCTGCCGTTCGCGGTGTCGCCGGTGGTGGTCGGTGTCGCGCTGATCCTGCTGTGGGGCGCGGGCGGCTGGTTCGGCGGCCTGGAGGACGTCGGCCTCAAGGTGATCTTCAATCTGCCCGGCATGGTGATCGCCACCATCTTCGTCACGCTGCCGTTCGTGGTGCGCGAGGTCGAACCGGTGCTGCACGAGATCGGCGACGAACAAGAGCAGGCGGCCGCCACCCTGGGCGCCACGCGCTGGCAGACGTTCTGGCGGATCACCCTGCCCGCCATCCGATGGGGCCTCACCTACGGCGTGGTGCTCACCGTGGCCCGCGCACTCGGCGAGTTCGGCGCGGTGATCATGGTTTCCTCCGCGCTGCCCGGTAAGTCGCAGACCCTGACGCTGCTGGTGCACGGTCGATACATCAACGACCACAACACCTTCGGCGCCTACTCGGCCGCCACCCTGTTGATGGGCCTCGCGCTCGTGACACTCCTGTTGATGACCCTCCTCGAACGCAAGCGGGGCGCCAAATGA
- a CDS encoding sulfate/molybdate ABC transporter ATP-binding protein, with the protein MITVTNAKKNYGSFAALDDVTIDIPSGELTALLGPSGSGKSTLLRSIAGLESLDSGIVVIAGNDVTRVPPQKRDIGFVFQHYAAFKHMTVRDNVAFGLKIRKRPKAEIAKRVDELLGIVGLDGFQHRYPAQLSGGQRQRMALARALAVDPQVLLLDEPFGALDAKVRADLRTWLRRLHEEVHVTTVLVTHDQEEALDVADRIAVMNKGRIEQIGSPEDVYDRPANEFVMSFLGAVARLNGHLVRPHDIRVGREPTMALAEHEGTAESAGVTRATVERVVHLGFEVRVELRNAATGDLFAAQVTRGDAEALRLADGETVYARATRIPELPAQ; encoded by the coding sequence ATGATCACCGTGACCAACGCGAAGAAGAACTACGGTTCGTTCGCCGCGCTCGACGACGTCACCATCGATATCCCGTCCGGCGAGCTGACGGCCCTGCTCGGGCCGTCGGGTTCGGGCAAGTCCACGCTGCTGCGCTCGATCGCGGGGCTGGAGTCGCTCGACTCCGGCATCGTGGTGATCGCGGGCAACGACGTCACCCGGGTGCCGCCGCAGAAGCGCGACATCGGTTTCGTATTCCAGCATTACGCCGCGTTCAAGCACATGACCGTGCGGGACAACGTGGCGTTCGGCCTGAAGATCCGCAAGCGGCCAAAGGCCGAGATCGCCAAGCGGGTGGACGAATTGCTCGGCATCGTCGGACTCGACGGCTTCCAGCATCGCTACCCGGCTCAGCTGTCGGGTGGTCAGCGCCAGCGCATGGCCCTGGCCCGTGCGCTCGCGGTCGATCCCCAGGTGCTTTTGCTCGACGAGCCGTTCGGCGCGCTGGACGCGAAAGTCCGTGCGGACCTGCGTACTTGGCTGCGCAGGTTGCACGAGGAGGTGCACGTCACCACCGTGCTGGTCACCCACGACCAGGAGGAGGCCCTCGACGTGGCCGACCGCATCGCGGTGATGAACAAGGGGCGGATCGAGCAAATCGGTTCGCCGGAGGACGTTTACGACCGCCCGGCCAACGAGTTCGTGATGTCGTTCCTCGGCGCGGTGGCCCGGCTGAACGGACATCTGGTGCGCCCGCACGACATTCGGGTCGGTCGCGAGCCGACCATGGCGCTGGCCGAGCACGAGGGCACCGCGGAGTCCGCCGGTGTCACCAGGGCGACGGTCGAGCGGGTGGTGCACCTCGGGTTCGAGGTGCGGGTGGAGTTGCGCAACGCCGCCACCGGTGACCTGTTCGCCGCCCAGGTGACTCGCGGTGACGCGGAGGCGCTGCGGCTCGCGGACGGGGAGACGGTCTACGCCAGGGCCACCCGGATTCCGGAGTTGCCCGCGCAGTGA
- a CDS encoding Hsp70 family protein, which translates to MAVGLGLSIGTVNTVSALAQEGSSGAHPPRWLRQLPSPQAPPGRRAPQRPQSLTRRTTLTFDSTGLARVGMIPRHGRAITEFADISQRSVVSARVGHRALAPADLVAVVAECLITEALPTQQRDAGHGVGIALTHPARYTDAHVGELRAALDAVGLEHVELIAEPVAAATWLEADRGPLMPGLALVYDLGGASLDVTLVRVGAGCPRNPIVGESLRSSEFGGRAFGALVASRAGHGLPSDSISGSVAGTTADELRTRHVRASLELVYKCLRIADVTMADVDCVLVVGGAARPIEVAQVLADELARPVIAAPDPERTIADGAAIIGRRAAVAAEESAGKHHGKRRGGGAHRRAATRAMVFSQRTRRRLTRVAVAAGLSLAGVGMALALPADGVIVGMVQLTTLR; encoded by the coding sequence ATGGCGGTTGGTCTGGGTTTGAGCATCGGCACGGTGAACACGGTTTCCGCTCTGGCACAGGAGGGTTCGAGCGGCGCCCACCCGCCCCGCTGGTTGCGCCAGCTGCCCTCGCCGCAGGCTCCGCCGGGCCGTCGGGCGCCGCAGCGTCCCCAATCCCTCACCCGCCGCACCACACTCACCTTCGACAGCACCGGCCTGGCCCGGGTCGGCATGATTCCGCGGCACGGTCGCGCGATCACCGAATTCGCTGATATCTCGCAGCGTTCCGTCGTATCGGCGCGGGTCGGGCACCGGGCGCTCGCGCCCGCCGATCTGGTCGCGGTGGTGGCCGAATGTCTCATCACCGAGGCGCTGCCGACGCAACAGCGCGACGCGGGCCACGGGGTCGGCATCGCGCTGACCCACCCGGCGCGCTACACCGACGCGCACGTCGGCGAGCTGCGCGCGGCACTCGACGCGGTCGGGCTCGAACATGTCGAGCTGATCGCCGAGCCGGTCGCCGCGGCGACCTGGCTCGAGGCTGACCGCGGCCCGCTCATGCCCGGTCTCGCGCTGGTCTACGACCTGGGCGGGGCCAGTCTCGATGTCACGCTGGTCCGGGTCGGCGCCGGATGTCCGCGGAACCCGATCGTCGGCGAGTCGTTGCGCTCGTCCGAGTTCGGCGGCCGGGCCTTCGGCGCGCTGGTCGCCTCGCGGGCCGGGCACGGATTGCCGTCGGACTCCATCTCGGGATCGGTCGCGGGCACCACGGCCGACGAGTTACGCACCAGGCATGTGCGGGCCTCGCTGGAACTGGTCTACAAGTGCCTGCGCATCGCCGACGTCACTATGGCCGATGTCGACTGCGTGCTCGTGGTCGGCGGCGCGGCCCGGCCGATCGAGGTGGCCCAGGTCCTGGCCGACGAGCTGGCCAGGCCGGTCATCGCGGCCCCCGACCCGGAACGGACCATCGCGGACGGGGCGGCGATCATCGGCAGGCGGGCGGCGGTCGCCGCCGAGGAGTCGGCGGGCAAGCACCACGGCAAGCGGCGCGGCGGGGGCGCGCATCGACGGGCGGCCACCAGGGCGATGGTGTTCTCGCAGCGGACGAGGCGCAGGCTGACCAGGGTGGCGGTGGCAGCGGGGCTGTCGCTCGCGGGCGTCGGCATGGCGCTCGCCTTGCCCGCCGACGGGGTGATCGTGGGGATGGTGCAACTGACAACGCTGCGCTGA
- a CDS encoding AurF N-oxygenase family protein, whose product MSAAVTPPIDPDLEKAQEYAATLLLLSEGSVNKHFDPFDDIDWDNPDFDPNAGAHRWILPKSADPLGRHPWYLAQSDERKIAIGKYRQANVAKVGLQFESILISGMVTHNFGLPNGSPEFRYCSHEMIEEHNHTLMFQEMVNRIGDDVPGMGPLVRKFKYLGAPVAAWFPNLFFMAVLAGEEPIDHIQKAILRSDEDVHPIMRGVMAIHVAEEARHISFAHEFLKIHVPESNAFNRFVLSIAMPIVMWILGRSIFTPPRSFWKEFDIPDYVRKELFYGSKESKQEFSDFFGDVRTLAKDIGLMNPISKAVWKLLKIDGHTTRYRSEPLRAVKAG is encoded by the coding sequence ATGTCCGCAGCCGTGACGCCCCCGATCGACCCCGATCTGGAGAAGGCGCAGGAGTACGCCGCGACGCTTCTACTGCTCTCCGAGGGTTCGGTCAACAAGCACTTCGACCCCTTCGACGATATCGACTGGGACAACCCGGACTTCGACCCGAACGCCGGCGCGCACCGCTGGATCCTGCCGAAATCGGCCGATCCGCTCGGTCGCCACCCCTGGTACCTCGCGCAGTCCGACGAGCGCAAGATCGCGATCGGCAAGTACCGCCAGGCCAATGTCGCCAAGGTCGGCCTGCAGTTCGAGTCGATCCTGATCAGCGGCATGGTCACGCACAACTTCGGCCTGCCCAACGGCTCGCCCGAGTTCCGCTACTGCTCCCACGAGATGATCGAGGAGCACAACCACACCCTGATGTTCCAGGAGATGGTGAACCGGATCGGCGACGACGTGCCCGGCATGGGTCCGCTGGTGCGCAAGTTCAAGTACCTCGGCGCGCCCGTGGCCGCGTGGTTCCCCAACCTGTTCTTCATGGCGGTGCTCGCCGGTGAGGAGCCGATCGACCACATCCAGAAGGCGATCCTGCGCTCCGACGAGGACGTGCACCCGATCATGCGTGGCGTGATGGCCATTCACGTCGCCGAGGAGGCACGCCACATCTCCTTCGCGCACGAGTTCCTGAAGATCCATGTGCCCGAGTCGAACGCGTTCAACCGGTTCGTGCTCTCGATCGCCATGCCGATCGTGATGTGGATCCTGGGCCGGTCGATCTTCACCCCGCCGCGCTCGTTCTGGAAGGAATTCGACATCCCGGACTACGTCCGCAAGGAACTGTTCTACGGGTCGAAGGAATCCAAGCAGGAGTTCAGCGACTTCTTCGGTGACGTGCGCACGCTGGCCAAGGACATCGGCCTGATGAACCCGATCTCCAAGGCGGTCTGGAAGCTGCTCAAGATCGACGGCCACACCACCCGCTACCGTTCCGAGCCGCTGCGCGCGGTCAAGGCCGGCTGA
- a CDS encoding FAD-dependent oxidoreductase produces the protein MPYIVTQSCCSDASCVYACPVNCIHPTPDEPDFLTADMLYVDPKACVDCGACATACPVDAIVSSKKLTEEQKPFIEINADFYRQSRPRPLLAKPVPAAEIRTARQPLRVAIVGSGPSAMYAADELLTQPDVSVTVFDRLPVPYGLARHGVAPDHAKTRKVSELFDVISAQPGFASYLNVEVGAHVSHSELLDHFHAVIYAVGASADRKLGVPGEGLAGNVSATDFVAWYNGHPDHADRVFDLSQQRAVIVGNGNVALDVARILTSDPETLSGTDIAPYALRALQESKIEEVVILGRRGPLESAFTVPEFVGLLGSDVDIAIEGELPELSTGLPYQVEQKLRLLHTVRERPSGDRKRIVFRYLASPTEIVGTDRVAGIEVSRNELVTDADGRTRAVATGTTERLDAGLVLTSVGYRGVALPGLPFDEAASVIPNLDGRVLERVDGAVLPGTYVTGWIKRGPTGFIGTNKSCAQETVRQLADDYNAGRLPEPGSGAAEFDRLIRRRQPAVRAEGAAKRVGPVRRLLARS, from the coding sequence GTGCCCTACATCGTCACGCAGTCGTGCTGTAGTGACGCCTCGTGCGTGTACGCCTGCCCGGTGAACTGCATCCACCCGACGCCGGATGAGCCCGACTTCCTGACCGCGGACATGCTGTACGTGGACCCGAAGGCGTGCGTCGACTGTGGTGCCTGCGCGACCGCCTGCCCGGTGGACGCGATCGTGTCATCGAAGAAGCTGACCGAAGAGCAGAAGCCGTTCATCGAGATCAACGCCGACTTCTACCGGCAGTCCCGGCCGCGTCCGCTGCTGGCCAAGCCGGTGCCCGCGGCCGAGATCCGGACCGCGCGCCAGCCGCTGCGGGTGGCGATCGTCGGGTCGGGCCCGTCGGCGATGTACGCGGCGGACGAGCTGCTCACCCAGCCCGACGTGTCGGTGACGGTGTTCGACCGGTTGCCGGTGCCCTACGGTCTGGCCAGGCACGGTGTCGCGCCCGATCACGCGAAGACCCGCAAGGTCAGCGAGCTGTTCGACGTCATCTCGGCCCAGCCCGGGTTCGCGTCTTACCTGAACGTCGAAGTGGGCGCGCATGTTTCGCACAGCGAGCTGCTCGACCACTTCCATGCGGTGATCTACGCGGTCGGCGCTTCGGCCGACCGGAAGCTCGGCGTGCCCGGTGAGGGACTGGCGGGCAATGTGTCGGCCACCGACTTCGTCGCCTGGTACAACGGGCACCCCGATCACGCGGATCGCGTCTTCGATCTGTCGCAGCAGCGCGCGGTGATCGTCGGCAACGGCAACGTCGCACTCGACGTCGCCCGCATCCTGACCAGCGATCCGGAAACGTTGTCCGGCACCGATATCGCGCCGTACGCGCTGCGGGCCCTGCAGGAGAGCAAGATCGAGGAAGTGGTGATCCTCGGTCGCCGCGGGCCGCTCGAATCCGCTTTCACCGTACCGGAATTCGTCGGTCTGCTCGGATCCGACGTGGACATCGCGATCGAGGGCGAGCTGCCCGAGCTGAGCACCGGCCTGCCGTACCAGGTGGAGCAGAAGCTGCGGTTGCTGCATACGGTGCGCGAGCGCCCGTCCGGCGACCGCAAGCGAATCGTGTTCCGCTACTTGGCTTCGCCCACCGAGATCGTCGGCACCGATCGTGTCGCAGGCATCGAGGTGAGCCGCAACGAACTCGTCACCGACGCGGACGGGCGCACCAGGGCGGTGGCGACCGGCACGACCGAACGACTCGACGCGGGCCTGGTGCTCACCTCGGTCGGCTATCGGGGCGTCGCGTTGCCGGGCCTGCCGTTCGACGAGGCGGCGAGCGTCATCCCGAACCTGGACGGTCGCGTGCTGGAGCGGGTCGACGGCGCGGTGCTGCCCGGAACGTATGTCACCGGCTGGATCAAGCGCGGGCCGACCGGCTTCATCGGCACCAACAAGTCCTGCGCGCAGGAGACGGTGCGTCAGCTCGCCGACGACTACAACGCTGGTCGGTTGCCCGAACCCGGTAGTGGTGCAGCGGAATTCGATCGGCTGATCCGGCGGCGGCAGCCCGCCGTCCGGGCCGAGGGCGCGGCCAAGCGGGTCGGTCCGGTGCGCAGGCTGCTGGCCCGATCCTGA
- a CDS encoding SDR family NAD(P)-dependent oxidoreductase, with translation MTSRFADQVVLITGASSGVGKAVAMRVAAEGAAVVLGARGKDAGEQVAAEVRAAGGRALFVPTDVTVEQDVARLTDAALTEYGRLDAAFNNAGAVNAFGPVAEIDEAGWRADLELNLTSVFYGLRHQVPALVASGGGAILNNASNLGVVGMGSVAPYVAAKHGVVGLTRAVALEAAEQGVRVNALVSGAVDTPAFRNSMGATPEGEAAIAALHPLGRISTPAEIAAFCAFLLSTEASFVTGAALAIDGGFTAR, from the coding sequence ATGACATCACGGTTCGCCGATCAGGTCGTGCTGATCACCGGTGCCAGCTCCGGCGTGGGCAAGGCCGTCGCGATGCGAGTGGCGGCCGAAGGCGCGGCGGTGGTGCTCGGCGCCAGGGGTAAGGACGCGGGTGAGCAGGTGGCCGCCGAAGTCCGCGCCGCGGGCGGACGGGCACTGTTCGTGCCGACCGACGTCACCGTAGAACAGGACGTCGCGCGGCTCACCGACGCCGCGCTCACCGAGTACGGCAGGCTGGACGCCGCGTTCAACAACGCGGGCGCGGTCAACGCGTTCGGGCCGGTCGCCGAGATCGACGAGGCGGGCTGGCGCGCCGACCTGGAACTCAATCTGACGAGCGTGTTCTACGGTCTGCGCCATCAGGTGCCCGCGCTGGTCGCCTCCGGTGGCGGCGCGATCCTGAACAACGCGTCGAATCTGGGCGTGGTCGGAATGGGCTCGGTCGCACCGTATGTCGCGGCCAAGCACGGCGTGGTCGGGCTGACCAGGGCGGTCGCCCTGGAGGCCGCCGAGCAGGGTGTCCGGGTGAACGCCCTGGTCTCCGGCGCGGTCGATACCCCGGCGTTCCGCAATTCGATGGGCGCGACACCGGAGGGCGAGGCGGCCATCGCCGCGCTGCATCCGCTCGGCCGGATCAGCACGCCTGCCGAGATCGCGGCGTTCTGCGCGTTCCTGCTCAGCACGGAGGCCAGCTTCGTCACCGGTGCGGCGCTGGCGATCGACGGCGGCTTCACCGCGCGCTGA